GCCTGCCATCGTGCGTGAGCGCGATATCCAGCCGTTGACGCAGCAACTTGCGGAGTTCTTCAACGATCCGCTGCACGATCCTCTGATGCAGGGCAACAAGCCAACTGGCAATGTCGTACAGACCGGCTGGGCCATGGCGACAGGAGCCTGCGGAGGACGCGGTATCGGTTCGGCCTACTTCCTGCTGCAGCCAACGAACACGAATCACAAGAACAACTTTCCCTTCGCCGAACCATTTACAGCGAAGCAATACCATCTGAGCAATGTGGCGCTCGTGCCCTGGTACACAGGCGGAAGTGGAACCTATAGCTTTCCTGACAAGAACGCTCTGCCGGCTCCGGCAAAGCCATGCGGCGCCCGGCGTCCGGATAACTCCACCAGCGGCAGCGTCCCTACGAGCGCTGGGATACCGAACGATCAGCGGGGCGCGCATCGGCTGATCGGTTACTGGAATGGCTCGCGCGATTTCAAACTGACCGATGTGGCGCCGCAGTGGGACATCATCATTGAGGCATTCGCCGTGCCGGACCACTCCGCTCCTGAGGGCACGCTGCGGTTCACACCGCCGAACGGCTACACCCCGGAACAGTTGCAGGCCGATATCGCCCAGATGAAGTCGAAGAGCAAGAAGGTGATGATCTCGCTGGGTGGCGGCGGCCAGTTCTTCTCCATGGAAAAGCCCGAGAGCGTGCCTACCTTTGTAGATGCGGTTTCAAAGATCGTCTCGCAGTATGGCTTTGATGGTGTGGACATCGACTTTGAGACGCCGTCGCTGGATATCGATGCCAACGACCACGACTTCCGTCATCCCACCACGCCTTCGATTGTGCATCTGATCGAAGGCCTGCGGCAGCTGCACGATAAGTTTGGATCGGGGTTCATGATCAGCCTTGTACCCGAGGGCACACAGATTCCCGCCGCAGCCGTTGTCTATGGCGGGCAGTTCGGCAGCTATCTGCCACTGGCCTATGGGCTGCGCGACATCCTCTCGTTTGTCGATGTACAGGACTACAACACTCCTCCTCTGCAAGGCCTTGATGGCGAGATCTATCAGGCTGCGACGACCGACTATCACGCCATGATGACAGAGCTGGTGTTACGTGGCTTCGCCGTGGCCGGAAACCCGAGCCTGATGTTTCCTCCCATTCCG
This genomic window from Terriglobus albidus contains:
- a CDS encoding glycosyl hydrolase family 18 protein, which produces MRVKWMCLSLLGVLSVIAQAQGTVPVFQYTAGDQAFTLAGGDPAKATTTRIPVTLVPLKLSFPNSRPGLPPRVLDATADVPSITSSPIFQSFAFPAGGNTQYTDALLRSTAGSTATGHTLLEKPVVKAVSIEIPAGHGYLLSSKKDGGKIAVVDMQYVQHELFKQLPKQDGRLVLAVTHNVTFFAEADDTICCATGTHGVDKATGTSFVLGSYFAKTPAIVRERDIQPLTQQLAEFFNDPLHDPLMQGNKPTGNVVQTGWAMATGACGGRGIGSAYFLLQPTNTNHKNNFPFAEPFTAKQYHLSNVALVPWYTGGSGTYSFPDKNALPAPAKPCGARRPDNSTSGSVPTSAGIPNDQRGAHRLIGYWNGSRDFKLTDVAPQWDIIIEAFAVPDHSAPEGTLRFTPPNGYTPEQLQADIAQMKSKSKKVMISLGGGGQFFSMEKPESVPTFVDAVSKIVSQYGFDGVDIDFETPSLDIDANDHDFRHPTTPSIVHLIEGLRQLHDKFGSGFMISLVPEGTQIPAAAVVYGGQFGSYLPLAYGLRDILSFVDVQDYNTPPLQGLDGEIYQAATTDYHAMMTELVLRGFAVAGNPSLMFPPIPADKVAVGFLTGYEEPATMRAGVEYLLTGKKPADATYKLVHPAGYPDLLGAMYWTIDADRRENYKYSNVLGPLLHTATEKR